One stretch of Oncorhynchus clarkii lewisi isolate Uvic-CL-2024 chromosome 3, UVic_Ocla_1.0, whole genome shotgun sequence DNA includes these proteins:
- the LOC139396538 gene encoding gap junction gamma-1 protein-like, which produces MSWSFLTRLLDEISNHSTFVGKIWLTLLIVFRIVLTAVGGESIYYDEQSKFVCNTHQPGCENVCYDAFAPLSHIRFWVFQVIMITTPTILYLGFAMHKIARMDDDEYKPRGKRMPMVSLGTNRNYEEAEDNGEEDPMISEEIELEKKEKPSKKHDGRRRIKRDGLMKVYVFQLLSRAAFEVSFLFGQYILYGLEVSPSYVCMRSPCPHTVDCFVSRPTEKTIFLFIMYAVSTLCLLFTVLEILHLGYSGIRDCFCRPRPRPPTPHQLASQHPSQCGRQVPTAPPGYNTVLKKDPKGMRLDYNLGDSGRESFGDEASQRELERLRRHLKLAQQHLDLAYQNEDNSSTSRSNSPESNGTAVEQNRLNLAQEKQSSTCEKGLRA; this is translated from the exons ATGAGCTGGAGTTTCCTGACGCGTCTCCTGGACGAGATCTCCAACCACTCTACCTTTGTGGGCAAGATCTGGCTCACACTGCTTATCGTCTTCCGCATTGTGTTGACTGCTGTGGGAGGCGAGTCCATCTACTACGATGAACAGAGCAAGTTTGTGTGCAATACCCACCAACCTGGTTGCGAGAATGTGTGCTACGACGCCTTTGCACCACTCTCGCACATCCGCTTCTGGGTGTTCCAGGTGATCATGATCACCACCCCCACTATTCTGTACCTGGGCTTCGCCATGCACAAAATCGCTCGCATGGACGACGATGAGTACAAGCCCCGTGGGAAGAGGATGCCGATGGTCAGCCTAGGGACCAACCGGAACTACGAGGAGGCGGAGGACAATGGCGAGGAGGACCCCATGATCTCCGAGGAGATCGAgttggagaagaaggagaagccTAGCAAGAAGCACGATGGACGCCGGCGCATCAAGCGCGACGGCCTCATGAAGGTGTACGTGTTCCAGCTGCTGTCACGGGCTGCTTTCGAGGTCTCCTTTCTGTTCGGCCAGTACATTCTCTACGGCCTGGAGGTGTCTCCCTCGTACGTGTGCATGCGCTCGCCCTGCCCCCACACAGTGGACTGCTTCGTGTCGCGTCCCACGGAGAAAACCATCTTCCTGTTCATTATGTATGCGGTGAGCACCCTCTGTCTGCTTTTCACTGTGCTGGAGATCCTCCACCTGGGTTATAGCGGCATACGGGACTGTTTCTGCCGCCCTCGTCCTCGCCCCCCAACCCCCCACCAACTGGCCAGCCAGCATCCCTCACAATGTGGCCGCCAGGTGCCCACAGCTCCTCCAGGCTACAACACAGTGCTGAAGAAGGACCCAAAAGGTATGCGATTGGATTACAACCTGGGCGACTCGGGCCGTGAGTCGTTTGGGGACGAGGCGTCGCAGCGGGAGCTGGAGAGGCTAAGGCGGCACCTAAAGCTGGCCCAGCAGCACCTGGACCTGGCCTACCAGAATGAGGACAACAGCAGCACTTCGAGGAGCAACAGCCCCGAGTCCAACGGGACGGCCGTGGAGCAGAACCGCCTCAACCTTGCCCAGGAGAAGCAAAGCAGCACCTGCGAGAAAG GTTTACGAGCATAA